A single genomic interval of Bacteroides sp. harbors:
- a CDS encoding Gfo/Idh/MocA family oxidoreductase — MDRRKFIRNAAVASAGFMIMPSHVVSGLGHRMPSDKLNIVGVGVGGRGGGVIRAVSSENIVALCDVDWKYAGKIMGEYPNAKKYYDWRRMFDEMKDSIDAVVVGTPDHTHAIISINAMKMGKHVYCEKPLTHSVWESREMTRIARDYKVATQMGNQGNSGEGIRQTCEWIWDGAIGEVREAHAWTNRPIWPQGLERPTDVHPVPDTLNWDLFLGPAPYRPYHPIYTPWNWRGWWDFGTGALGDMACHIMDPIFMGLKLKYPTRVQGSSSLFNTESPPLAEVVKFVFPERENFRNIAMPEVSVTWWDGGLLPPRPEELPDGETMGRDPDGGCLFIGSKGKIMTGCYGKNPFLLPLDYDKNYQRPAPVLRRVPTSHEMDWVRACKESPENRVEASSYFGYSGPMNEMVAMGVVAVRLQDLKRELQWDGENMRFTNIGDNDEIRVVQSDKFEVIDGHPHFDTRHETMNAKQAAEEYIRHTYRAGWTL; from the coding sequence ATGGACCGGAGGAAGTTTATCCGCAATGCGGCTGTGGCATCAGCAGGCTTTATGATCATGCCCAGCCACGTGGTATCGGGGCTGGGCCATCGCATGCCCAGCGATAAGCTGAACATCGTGGGGGTAGGCGTCGGGGGTCGCGGTGGCGGCGTTATCAGGGCCGTGAGCAGCGAAAACATTGTGGCCCTGTGTGATGTGGACTGGAAATATGCCGGCAAGATCATGGGCGAATATCCCAATGCCAAAAAATATTATGACTGGCGCAGGATGTTCGATGAGATGAAGGACAGCATTGATGCCGTCGTGGTTGGCACGCCTGATCATACGCACGCCATCATCAGCATCAACGCGATGAAAATGGGCAAACACGTGTACTGCGAGAAACCGCTGACCCACTCGGTATGGGAGTCGCGTGAGATGACGCGTATTGCAAGAGATTATAAGGTGGCTACACAGATGGGCAACCAGGGGAATTCAGGAGAGGGCATACGCCAGACCTGCGAATGGATCTGGGATGGCGCCATTGGCGAGGTCAGGGAGGCACACGCCTGGACCAACCGTCCCATCTGGCCGCAAGGACTGGAAAGGCCTACGGATGTACACCCCGTCCCTGATACGCTTAACTGGGACCTCTTCCTGGGGCCTGCGCCTTACCGGCCCTATCATCCTATTTATACGCCATGGAACTGGCGTGGATGGTGGGATTTTGGTACGGGAGCCCTGGGTGACATGGCCTGCCATATCATGGACCCGATCTTTATGGGTCTTAAACTGAAATATCCAACGCGGGTTCAGGGGAGTTCCTCTTTGTTTAACACCGAATCACCACCTCTGGCTGAAGTGGTTAAGTTTGTATTCCCCGAAAGGGAGAACTTCAGGAATATCGCAATGCCTGAGGTATCTGTCACATGGTGGGACGGGGGTTTATTGCCTCCCCGGCCGGAAGAATTACCCGATGGAGAAACCATGGGACGCGATCCCGATGGGGGTTGCCTGTTCATTGGCAGCAAAGGCAAGATCATGACGGGTTGCTATGGCAAAAACCCATTCCTGCTGCCGCTTGATTATGACAAAAATTATCAAAGACCTGCACCTGTGCTTCGCAGGGTTCCCACCAGCCACGAAATGGACTGGGTACGTGCTTGTAAGGAAAGCCCGGAGAACAGGGTAGAGGCAAGCTCCTATTTCGGGTATTCAGGCCCCATGAATGAAATGGTGGCGATGGGTGTGGTAGCCGTAAGGTTACAGGACCTCAAAAGGGAGCTGCAATGGGATGGCGAAAACATGCGCTTCACCAATATTGGCGATAATGACGAGATCCGGGTGGTGCAGAGCGATAAATTTGAGGTTATCGACGGGCACCCCCATTTCGATACCCGGCACGAAACGATGAATGCCAAACAAGCTGCTGAAGAATATATCAGGCATACTTACAGGGCAGGATGGACCCTTTAA
- a CDS encoding sugar phosphate isomerase/epimerase has protein sequence MNSSLYDSVHSPNNQPLATRREFFQSLKLLSLGVVLPGCAIRSSGDGVSKEKKELGAQLWSVRDLIGTNLSGTLEALSRMGFSGIEPYDYDGSFYGIPAKEFNRMCDELDLEIYATHTGITIDNAREYAETAAAIGMRFLVLPSFKGRPADTIDDFKATAEEMNRIGEVCNEFGVRFAYHNHEFELRKIEDVLPYDVLLSETEAGLVSFQADTYFFAREKLDPIPFFDKYAGRFSMLHLKDVDFTGNSCIIGNGIIDFKTVLSSARKAGVELLIYEQEECSEGTSLHCAEQSLRYIHSHLLKNQNHGRK, from the coding sequence ATGAACTCATCCCTTTATGATTCAGTCCACTCACCAAACAATCAGCCTTTGGCCACACGCAGGGAGTTTTTTCAGTCACTGAAGTTACTATCCCTTGGGGTTGTTTTGCCTGGTTGTGCCATAAGGTCTTCCGGTGATGGAGTTTCCAAAGAAAAGAAAGAACTGGGGGCTCAGCTATGGTCGGTAAGGGACCTTATCGGCACGAACCTCAGTGGTACCCTGGAAGCACTCAGCAGAATGGGGTTTTCAGGGATTGAGCCTTATGACTATGATGGCAGTTTTTATGGCATCCCTGCTAAGGAATTTAATAGGATGTGTGACGAGTTGGATCTGGAAATTTATGCAACGCATACGGGAATTACGATTGACAATGCCCGGGAATATGCAGAAACGGCCGCAGCCATTGGTATGCGTTTCCTTGTCCTGCCCTCATTCAAGGGCCGCCCGGCAGATACAATTGATGACTTTAAGGCTACTGCAGAGGAAATGAACCGGATAGGGGAGGTCTGCAATGAATTTGGGGTTCGCTTTGCCTACCATAACCATGAATTTGAGTTAAGAAAAATAGAAGATGTATTACCCTATGATGTCCTGCTCAGCGAAACCGAAGCAGGACTTGTATCCTTCCAGGCCGACACCTATTTCTTTGCCAGGGAAAAATTAGATCCGATTCCCTTTTTCGATAAATACGCTGGAAGGTTTTCGATGCTACACTTGAAAGATGTTGATTTTACAGGTAACAGTTGCATTATTGGCAACGGAATCATTGATTTTAAGACGGTGCTTTCTTCAGCCCGAAAGGCGGGGGTTGAATTGCTGATCTATGAGCAGGAGGAATGCTCGGAAGGGACATCGCTACATTGTGCTGAACAGAGTCTTCGTTATATTCATTCACACCTATTAAAAAACCAGAACCATGGAAGAAAATGA
- a CDS encoding DUF1080 domain-containing protein: MKKLFFLLMVVMGLVACGGQQQQAETEAEEVIVADNTLSEQEIADGWMLLFDGETPGEWRGYNKDIFPTGWEVADGMLRCFSSGRGEAGGLEGGDIIYDEKFSNFELSLEWKISPGGNSGILYLAQERPDMVIWHTAPEYQVLDNTTHPDGRDGIHSAGALYDMIGVAQDKVKPVGEWNQTRILVYKGLVEHWLNGEKVVEYHLWTPEWNEMVANSKFPPYNPDWADVAQEGFIGLQDHGDDVWYKNIKLRKL, encoded by the coding sequence ATGAAAAAATTATTTTTTTTATTGATGGTTGTCATGGGCCTGGTTGCCTGCGGCGGACAACAACAGCAAGCGGAAACAGAAGCCGAAGAAGTCATTGTGGCTGACAACACCCTGAGCGAGCAAGAGATTGCTGATGGCTGGATGTTGCTGTTCGACGGGGAAACCCCCGGGGAATGGCGTGGCTACAACAAGGATATTTTCCCTACAGGATGGGAAGTGGCCGATGGAATGCTTCGTTGCTTTAGTTCGGGCAGGGGAGAAGCGGGCGGCCTGGAAGGGGGCGACATTATTTATGACGAGAAGTTTTCAAATTTTGAACTTTCGCTTGAGTGGAAGATCTCTCCCGGTGGCAATAGCGGTATTTTATACCTGGCCCAGGAACGGCCCGATATGGTGATCTGGCATACTGCCCCTGAATACCAGGTGCTGGATAATACCACCCATCCCGATGGCCGGGATGGGATTCACAGTGCCGGAGCGCTTTATGATATGATTGGTGTAGCCCAGGATAAAGTGAAGCCTGTGGGAGAATGGAACCAGACCCGTATTTTGGTTTACAAAGGCTTGGTGGAACACTGGCTCAATGGTGAAAAAGTAGTGGAATACCATTTGTGGACGCCTGAATGGAATGAAATGGTGGCCAATAGCAAGTTCCCACCTTACAATCCCGATTGGGCAGATGTTGCCCAGGAAGGCTTTATCGGGCTGCAAGACCACGGCGACGATGTCTGGTACAAAAATATTAAGTTGAGAAAACTTTAG
- a CDS encoding Gfo/Idh/MocA family oxidoreductase has protein sequence MKKEKQAVIRTAVIGYGLSGRVFHTPFVDRHPDFELHTIVTSGDEAGKVYPSASIIQSYEEMLGDASIDLVVLATPHPLHYDQAMAALEAGKHLIIEKPVTMSSKDMQKIADRSQTCGKMVFPYHNRRWDGDFMTLQQIIREGRLGEVLDFESHFDRYQPKVSRAEWRYTQAEGGGTLYDLGPHLIDQAVCLFGKPQAVWCLLHFQREGSLANDSFDMKLIYPRTTATLQASVFVRETGPRFQVHGTLGSYVKYGLDVQEAALKKGKKPDGAGFGWESRRMFGVLNSVAGKEPLKIKYPTLPGHYMGFYEDVLASLRGEMAQKVSVEDAILNLQIIEAAILSHNQKSVINL, from the coding sequence ATGAAAAAGGAAAAACAGGCAGTCATTCGGACTGCAGTAATAGGATACGGCTTATCGGGGCGGGTCTTTCACACGCCCTTTGTGGACAGGCATCCTGACTTTGAGCTGCACACCATAGTGACTTCAGGAGATGAGGCAGGAAAAGTATACCCCTCCGCCAGCATCATCCAAAGCTATGAGGAGATGCTCGGGGATGCCTCCATTGACCTGGTGGTGCTTGCCACCCCGCACCCGTTGCATTATGACCAGGCCATGGCTGCCCTGGAGGCGGGAAAGCACCTGATCATTGAGAAGCCTGTGACCATGAGCAGTAAGGATATGCAAAAAATTGCAGACCGAAGCCAGACCTGCGGCAAGATGGTGTTTCCATATCACAACCGTCGCTGGGACGGGGACTTTATGACCCTGCAGCAAATCATAAGGGAAGGCCGTCTGGGAGAGGTGCTGGATTTTGAATCGCATTTCGATCGTTACCAGCCGAAAGTTTCCCGGGCAGAATGGCGGTATACGCAGGCAGAGGGTGGCGGCACCCTTTATGACCTGGGCCCTCATCTCATTGACCAGGCCGTTTGCCTGTTTGGCAAGCCCCAGGCGGTATGGTGCCTGTTGCATTTTCAGCGGGAAGGTAGCCTTGCAAACGACAGTTTCGACATGAAACTGATCTATCCCAGGACAACCGCTACGCTTCAGGCCAGCGTTTTTGTCCGCGAGACAGGTCCACGGTTCCAGGTGCACGGCACCCTTGGTTCCTATGTTAAATATGGCCTGGATGTTCAGGAGGCAGCCTTGAAAAAAGGAAAAAAACCTGACGGTGCAGGTTTTGGCTGGGAGTCAAGGAGAATGTTCGGCGTTTTGAATTCAGTGGCTGGCAAAGAACCTCTGAAAATAAAATATCCAACACTGCCTGGCCATTATATGGGCTTTTACGAAGATGTGCTGGCATCCCTCAGGGGAGAGATGGCTCAGAAAGTTTCTGTTGAAGATGCCATTCTGAATCTGCAAATCATTGAGGCGGCCATCTTGAGTCATAACCAAAAAAGTGTCATAAATTTATAG
- a CDS encoding alkaline phosphatase family protein has translation MIAGILVFSGCGQRSEMPEAQMVVLIGIDGMSILGFQRAATPNLDNLVRKGALSFKTRSVMPSVSGPNWASHLMGAGPEQHAVTMNGWTRETSKIPPADTDEDGYFPSVFSVIRQQIPQARLGFFYDWDALMFFTNPKNIDKIVYAESFPGTFEMATPWIIENQPEFTFIYVGHPDEVGHEFKWESPEYIRSLVEVDAAIGELFRQLKEARLFEKIHFIVVSDHGGIEYGHGGISQEEMVIPWMISGPGVIRDRMIEQPNDVYNTASTIVSLLGLEQPVSWIGRPVFGAFKGSDLSKQNTNAYVQDPVANIKSGLYTSAEYLSLSVHYPEAEIRFTMDGSNPGEDSELYREPLFIDKDTRVKAMAFRETFRSRITEAYIKLVLPVEKIHLRPMPCQKYFSEGAETLINRVIASGEFTDGQWLGFESKDIEATLDLPKISAISTLTVGYLNNPFSWIFPPTFINIQGSVDGETFFDLGNFDETQITAQAKAGRNELRLMLPASVDVKYIRVNAGNAGVCPPGHSGEGKPAWLFVDEILIQ, from the coding sequence TTGATAGCCGGTATTTTGGTTTTCAGTGGCTGCGGTCAGCGGTCAGAAATGCCAGAGGCTCAGATGGTCGTCCTGATCGGGATTGATGGAATGAGCATATTGGGCTTCCAAAGGGCTGCCACGCCAAACCTTGATAATCTGGTCAGGAAAGGGGCCTTATCGTTTAAGACCCGCAGTGTCATGCCTTCTGTCAGTGGTCCCAACTGGGCATCGCACCTGATGGGAGCCGGACCTGAGCAGCACGCGGTGACCATGAATGGCTGGACCAGGGAAACCTCAAAGATACCCCCAGCTGATACCGACGAGGATGGCTACTTTCCATCGGTTTTTTCAGTCATAAGGCAACAAATTCCCCAGGCTCGGTTGGGTTTTTTCTACGACTGGGATGCCCTAATGTTTTTCACCAATCCCAAAAACATTGACAAGATTGTATACGCAGAATCGTTTCCCGGGACCTTTGAAATGGCTACCCCATGGATTATTGAGAACCAACCCGAATTTACTTTCATATACGTGGGACACCCCGATGAGGTTGGACATGAATTTAAGTGGGAATCTCCAGAGTATATCCGGTCGCTCGTGGAAGTGGATGCAGCTATCGGGGAACTTTTCAGGCAACTGAAAGAAGCAAGACTGTTTGAAAAAATTCATTTTATTGTGGTCTCTGATCACGGCGGAATTGAATACGGGCATGGGGGAATCAGCCAGGAGGAAATGGTGATTCCATGGATGATCTCGGGACCAGGAGTTATTAGGGACCGTATGATCGAGCAGCCCAACGATGTATATAATACCGCTTCGACTATTGTTTCACTGCTGGGCCTTGAGCAACCCGTTTCCTGGATTGGCCGGCCTGTTTTTGGAGCCTTTAAGGGCTCTGATTTATCAAAACAAAATACCAATGCCTATGTGCAGGATCCGGTAGCCAATATCAAAAGCGGTCTCTACACCTCGGCCGAATATCTTTCGCTATCTGTTCATTATCCTGAGGCTGAGATAAGATTTACAATGGATGGCAGTAATCCCGGTGAAGATTCTGAATTGTACCGGGAGCCTCTGTTTATTGACAAAGACACCCGGGTTAAAGCGATGGCTTTCCGGGAAACATTCCGGAGCCGCATTACAGAAGCCTATATAAAGCTGGTGCTTCCGGTCGAAAAAATTCACCTCAGGCCTATGCCCTGTCAGAAATACTTTTCTGAGGGAGCAGAAACCCTAATCAACCGGGTTATTGCCTCGGGTGAGTTTACTGATGGCCAATGGTTGGGTTTTGAGAGCAAGGATATAGAAGCGACCTTAGACTTACCGAAGATTTCAGCTATCAGCACACTTACCGTCGGGTACCTGAATAATCCCTTTTCCTGGATCTTTCCGCCCACCTTTATCAACATACAGGGGTCGGTTGATGGGGAAACGTTTTTTGATTTGGGGAATTTTGATGAAACCCAAATAACGGCTCAGGCTAAAGCCGGCCGCAATGAACTCCGTTTAATGCTGCCAGCATCGGTGGATGTGAAGTATATACGGGTAAATGCTGGCAATGCAGGGGTTTGCCCACCCGGCCATTCCGGGGAAGGAAAGCCCGCCTGGCTTTTCGTTGATGAAATTTTAATTCAATAA
- a CDS encoding alpha-L-fucosidase, whose product MQTVFFVLLFSGFAAMSQDAQLEETWESLRSRPYPQWFRDAKLGVFIHWGVYSVPSYGGPESYAEWYLRGLQAGAQNRIDFMKKYWGEDFEYKDFAPLLKAELFDADEWAEIFENAGAKYIILVSKHHDGYCLWPSAYAPGWNSVEVGPHRDIVGEVAEAVRKKDIRFGLYYSLPEWNNPLHQWYIDPHDSIHPYIEQHMIPQFKEVIGTYKPQVLFTDGEWFHTAEDWHARELIAWYYNLVGPDAIVNDRWGHGADIGFITPEYSSGSIKTDRPWAEVRGLGRSFGLNRNEKLDAYMSPEELIHFFVRAVANGGGITINVGPAADGKIPLLQQERLEQLGAWIGVNEEAIYASEPWIKTGEEREVIVKRIDPQIDFNWVRNSPVRGIAEDHFTATWTGFLQPDFSEEYHFSAVADDGMRLYVDGRLVLDLWEQQAEGTQSEAMREGQGILMEGRIRLEKGQKYPIKVEFRENLQNANLSLFWESPSLSREIIPQKNLFSETDLAQGDGLMGAYLSLKQYLVYTANHGNLYAISLEWPDDELVLPIKEPVPGTRISLLGREGALPWKFEDGLLTIDVSKIKYNEMPGHHAWSFKIESYE is encoded by the coding sequence ATGCAAACAGTTTTTTTTGTTTTGCTGTTTTCGGGTTTTGCAGCAATGAGTCAGGACGCTCAGCTGGAAGAGACCTGGGAATCCCTGCGGTCACGCCCCTATCCGCAATGGTTCAGGGATGCCAAGCTGGGTGTTTTCATCCATTGGGGGGTGTATTCGGTACCATCCTATGGGGGACCTGAATCTTATGCTGAATGGTATCTGCGGGGCTTGCAGGCAGGTGCCCAGAACCGTATTGACTTCATGAAAAAATACTGGGGTGAGGACTTTGAATACAAGGATTTTGCGCCCCTGCTGAAGGCTGAACTGTTTGATGCTGACGAATGGGCTGAGATCTTTGAAAATGCAGGTGCAAAATACATCATCCTGGTGAGCAAGCACCATGATGGGTATTGCCTGTGGCCCAGTGCCTATGCACCTGGTTGGAACAGCGTGGAAGTTGGCCCGCATAGGGATATTGTAGGCGAGGTGGCTGAAGCTGTTCGGAAAAAAGACATTCGTTTTGGGTTATACTATTCTCTGCCGGAGTGGAATAATCCATTGCACCAATGGTATATTGACCCTCACGATTCCATCCATCCCTATATCGAGCAGCATATGATTCCCCAGTTTAAGGAAGTGATCGGGACTTATAAGCCCCAGGTCCTTTTCACGGATGGAGAGTGGTTTCATACGGCGGAGGACTGGCACGCCCGCGAGCTTATTGCCTGGTATTACAACCTGGTGGGGCCTGATGCAATTGTTAACGACCGCTGGGGGCACGGGGCAGACATTGGTTTCATCACTCCCGAATACAGTTCGGGAAGTATTAAGACCGACCGGCCTTGGGCAGAGGTACGGGGGTTGGGTCGGAGCTTTGGACTGAACCGCAACGAGAAGCTGGATGCTTACATGAGCCCTGAAGAACTGATTCATTTCTTTGTCAGGGCAGTTGCCAACGGGGGCGGCATCACCATCAACGTTGGACCTGCTGCTGATGGAAAGATTCCGCTCCTGCAACAGGAACGCCTGGAGCAACTGGGCGCCTGGATAGGAGTGAACGAAGAAGCCATTTATGCCTCTGAGCCCTGGATCAAGACAGGGGAGGAGCGTGAAGTCATAGTAAAGCGCATTGATCCGCAGATTGATTTTAACTGGGTGCGCAATTCGCCTGTCAGGGGCATTGCGGAAGACCATTTTACTGCGACTTGGACCGGTTTTCTGCAGCCCGATTTCAGTGAGGAATATCATTTTTCGGCGGTGGCCGACGACGGGATGCGCCTGTATGTGGATGGCCGGCTCGTGCTGGATCTTTGGGAGCAACAGGCTGAAGGCACCCAGTCAGAAGCAATGCGTGAAGGGCAGGGTATATTGATGGAAGGTAGGATTCGGTTGGAGAAAGGTCAGAAATATCCCATCAAGGTTGAGTTCAGGGAAAACCTTCAGAATGCGAACCTGAGCCTTTTCTGGGAGAGTCCTTCCCTAAGCAGGGAAATAATCCCGCAGAAAAACCTTTTCTCAGAAACAGACCTGGCGCAAGGCGATGGATTGATGGGGGCTTATCTTTCCTTGAAACAATACCTGGTATATACTGCCAATCATGGCAATCTTTATGCTATCAGTCTGGAATGGCCTGATGATGAACTGGTTCTTCCCATAAAGGAACCAGTTCCAGGAACCCGCATTTCATTGCTTGGCAGGGAAGGGGCTCTGCCCTGGAAATTCGAGGATGGACTGCTGACAATTGACGTCAGCAAAATTAAGTATAACGAAATGCCAGGCCATCATGCCTGGTCCTTTAAAATTGAAAGCTATGAATAA
- a CDS encoding family 20 glycosylhydrolase encodes MNKSGFFTFVLLGSLLLSCNPQPKQTEISIIPKPVEMELVSGGFNIKPGTPLVYLDPSLEGMARIASGLWADYLGFELKPALTEESLESGSIAFFLNALTDEELDEEGYLLEIGKDGIKINANKPAGILYGIQSLYQVLSTHPEGKLPGLNIKDYPRFGYRGMHLDVSRHFHPIEFIYKIIDQLAMHKLNVFHWHLVDDQGWRLEIKQYPKLTEVGAWRVDLSHLHWNARPVIFDPENSTYGGYYTQEEVKALVAYAAERNVTVIPEIEMPAHVMSALAAYPEYSCSGGNVGVPSGGVWPITHIYCAGNDGTFEFLENILKEVIELFPSTYIHIGGDEADKSSWKVCPKCQARIREEGLANEEELQSYFIHRIEEFLNAHGRRIIGWDEILEGGLAPNATVMSWRGEAGGIEAAKMGHDVVMTPGSPLYFDHYQGDPDIEPTAFGGNNTLKKVYSYEPIPEELTEEEGIHILGAQANHWTEFMPVSSHVEYMAFPRLAALAEITWSPKEHRDWGDFSRRMQAQYERYEKQEINYSMSAFQVKAIPEVNIEYKSLTIGLESEVFEPQIRYTLDGSEPDVNSTLYEGPFEITETTQVMAAVFKNGNSMEQVMTREYLLHKAFAAGISTEFPNSLNYDAQGEFTLVNGIRGTRSYGDGNWKGYRGVDLVATLDLGEPTNVQNISVDALHTSGSWIFLPQWVTFEVSADGEAFELLERVENETDINLAERFVEVYSTQKTADNVRFVRVTVKNQGVCPPGHSGEGQPSWLFVSEIIVE; translated from the coding sequence ATGAATAAATCTGGATTTTTTACCTTCGTGCTTCTGGGAAGCCTATTGCTTTCGTGCAACCCACAGCCAAAACAAACCGAAATAAGCATCATCCCCAAACCTGTGGAGATGGAACTGGTTTCCGGAGGTTTTAACATTAAACCAGGGACCCCTCTGGTGTATCTGGATCCATCCCTGGAAGGAATGGCCAGGATTGCTTCGGGATTATGGGCCGATTACCTTGGATTTGAACTGAAGCCTGCCTTAACGGAAGAATCATTGGAGAGCGGCAGTATTGCGTTTTTCCTGAATGCCTTAACAGATGAGGAATTGGACGAAGAAGGGTATCTGCTGGAAATTGGCAAGGATGGAATAAAGATAAATGCCAATAAACCTGCAGGGATCCTTTACGGAATTCAGAGCCTTTACCAGGTTTTGAGCACTCATCCTGAGGGTAAACTGCCTGGGTTAAACATAAAGGATTACCCCCGTTTCGGCTACCGGGGAATGCATCTGGACGTGTCTCGTCATTTCCATCCCATTGAATTCATTTACAAAATCATTGACCAGTTGGCGATGCACAAGCTCAATGTGTTTCACTGGCATCTGGTGGATGACCAGGGTTGGAGGTTGGAGATCAAACAATACCCGAAGCTTACCGAGGTAGGGGCCTGGCGTGTGGATCTGTCACACCTGCACTGGAATGCACGCCCTGTGATCTTTGACCCGGAGAATTCCACTTACGGGGGTTATTATACCCAGGAAGAGGTGAAGGCCCTAGTTGCCTATGCTGCTGAGCGCAACGTAACGGTTATTCCTGAAATTGAAATGCCCGCACACGTCATGTCGGCTTTGGCAGCCTATCCTGAATATTCCTGTTCCGGCGGGAACGTAGGCGTTCCATCAGGCGGGGTTTGGCCCATCACGCATATTTACTGCGCAGGGAACGACGGCACCTTTGAATTTCTTGAAAACATTCTGAAGGAAGTGATTGAGCTGTTTCCTTCCACCTATATTCACATCGGGGGAGATGAAGCTGATAAATCGAGCTGGAAGGTCTGCCCGAAATGCCAGGCGCGCATTCGGGAAGAAGGGCTGGCCAATGAAGAAGAATTGCAGAGTTATTTCATTCACCGGATAGAGGAATTCCTCAATGCTCACGGGCGCCGCATCATTGGCTGGGATGAGATCCTTGAAGGCGGACTGGCGCCCAATGCCACCGTGATGTCGTGGAGGGGAGAAGCCGGTGGTATTGAAGCCGCAAAGATGGGGCACGATGTGGTAATGACCCCCGGGAGCCCTCTTTATTTCGACCATTACCAGGGAGACCCTGATATTGAACCGACAGCCTTTGGCGGGAATAACACGCTGAAAAAGGTTTATTCCTATGAACCTATTCCTGAAGAACTCACTGAAGAGGAAGGCATCCACATTCTTGGGGCTCAGGCCAACCACTGGACAGAGTTCATGCCGGTATCCTCTCACGTGGAGTATATGGCCTTTCCAAGGCTGGCTGCCCTTGCAGAAATCACTTGGTCCCCAAAAGAGCACCGTGACTGGGGTGATTTCTCACGGAGGATGCAGGCCCAATATGAACGCTATGAGAAGCAAGAGATCAATTATTCGATGAGTGCCTTCCAGGTGAAGGCCATTCCTGAGGTCAATATTGAATACAAATCCCTCACAATTGGCCTGGAAAGCGAAGTATTTGAACCGCAGATTCGCTATACGCTGGATGGTTCAGAACCGGACGTCAATTCTACCTTGTATGAAGGACCTTTTGAGATAACCGAAACTACCCAGGTTATGGCTGCTGTGTTTAAGAATGGCAATTCGATGGAACAAGTGATGACACGCGAATATTTGCTCCACAAGGCCTTTGCGGCGGGCATTTCGACTGAATTTCCTAATAGTCTCAACTATGATGCGCAGGGTGAATTTACACTTGTGAACGGCATCAGAGGGACTCGCAGTTATGGGGATGGCAATTGGAAGGGTTACCGGGGCGTTGACCTGGTGGCGACCCTTGACCTGGGTGAACCCACCAATGTTCAGAACATTTCTGTGGATGCCCTTCATACCAGCGGCTCCTGGATTTTCCTGCCGCAATGGGTGACCTTTGAGGTTTCCGCCGACGGTGAGGCATTTGAATTGCTGGAAAGGGTAGAGAATGAAACGGATATCAACCTTGCTGAACGTTTCGTAGAAGTGTATTCTACTCAGAAGACTGCGGATAATGTACGTTTTGTGAGGGTTACGGTGAAGAATCAGGGGGTTTGCCCTCCGGGACACTCGGGTGAAGGCCAGCCTTCCTGGTTGTTTGTCAGCGAGATCATTGTTGAGTAA